In Phyllopteryx taeniolatus isolate TA_2022b chromosome 22, UOR_Ptae_1.2, whole genome shotgun sequence, one DNA window encodes the following:
- the LOC133472004 gene encoding receptor-type tyrosine-protein phosphatase zeta-like isoform X3, which produces MQHILIVGTVEPFRNLKKLQEDIDWSYTGALNQRNWGKKYPSCNSAKQSPVDIDETFTQVRLQYQNLQLEGWDRLMAESTTIHNNGKTVAINVDGDFYISGGGLSSRFRVDTITFHWGRCNATSDGSEHSLNGMKYPLEMQIYAYDPDAFQSLEEAIREGGRISALAVLFEISLDDNENLNPVIDAVNTVSRLGKSGSMEALALQSLLPNNTAKYYIYNGSLTSPPCTETVEWVVFKQTAAISETQLEVFCEVMTMEQAGYVMLTDYLQNNFREQQQFMGQVFASYTGVEDVPTPTCSSAPENVQADAQNETTIVVTWERPRVVYDTTIDWYTVTYERLQGQNQRKREYRTDGDQDVGAIIYSLLANSSYVVQVVAVCTNGLRGRWSVQIIVDMPLEDPESDTFPDVSKDFKSSKEPSPNIRWQNPENPNPLDLTPVDHSPVEEIPAEQTRVYQNQPTHQPRLKSTQNPPVQVTTQSTPKPPPPESPVQKTRLNPNGKKKPSKSKSDDVSKNQIDDGRRTRTQRIFTHGGLDGNGAIWVTGITEQPGFLFPVSAPNTLPTVRRQITEEASLPHQTQDLNPTDPSESDLPSPESDLYSFSVEDIQVTDVFYEDSVNSSSSQIPTSPSVGSTVTLPDTDVAKGTPQSSEDSDSPVNKPPETSTSFWIPDRTATGSNNLADTVYKSFTSSSLLRVLMHTTQPMFNEGSNSSHESHVGLVGVADREKRTVIPLAVVSTLTILCLLVLVGILVYWRNCFQTANFYPEDSTSPKVISAPSTPLLLATDGHEPLTVKQFVKNVMELHNTNTFSKEFEIVKESYEEVQACTVDMGITADSSSQPENKSKNRYINILAYDHSRVKLTNSLDRDGKCEDYINANFVDGYERTRAYIAAQGPLRAGREDFWRMIWQQNIGVVVMITNLKEKGRTKCDQYWPEDGQEQYGSYQVTLKSSNTLAYYTLRTFVVRDTTNKVSQRKVEHTVQHYHYTQWPDMGVPEYTLPVLSFIRTSSRARTQEMGPVLVHCSAGVGRTGTYIVIDSMLQQIEDQGTVNVLGFLKHVRTQRNFLVQTEEQYIFIHDVLVEAILSRHTSVACDHLHSYVSGLLTPGVSGRTRMDKQFKLISQRQAKHADYSTALRDGNAMRNRARALMPVERSRVCLTATAVNSSGYVNASYVLGHRHSKEFIVSQTPLSSTVEDFWRMIWEHNTHTVVHLPDAHCQSEDWDPCVYWPSEEQIMNFEGFTVLYSGERHVCLSNDDKVLVQDVTLESTQNNFVLEVRLYSASCWPNPDSPIRNGFELVNIVSEHRRRTHGPTVVHDPLGGVTSGLFCALTTLSNQLQEEAQVDVYQVARMTNLMRPGVFNDIEQYQYLYRAVLSLVSSQEDQRALQSPETNGSVLLGKTNITESLESLM; this is translated from the exons TCGGAACAGTGGAACCTTTCCGAAACTTGAAGAAACTCCAAGAAGATATCGACTGGTCGTACACAG GTGCCCTGAACCAGCGTAACTGGGGTAAGAAGTACCCGTCGTGTAACAGCGCCAAACAGTCCCCTGTGGACATCGACGAGACCTTCACGCAGGTTCGACTTCAGTACCAGAATCTGCAACTGGAAGGCTGGGACAGACTCATGGCAGAGTCCACAACTATCCACAACAACGGGAAAACAG TGGCTATCAATGTGGATGGCGACTTCTACATAAGTGGAGGTGGACTGAGCTCCAGGTTCCGTGTTGATACCATCACCTTCCACTGGGGGCGCTGCAATGCTACTTCAGATGGGTCTGAGCACAGCCTCAATGGGATGAAATACCCTCTTGAG ATGCAAATCTACGCTTATGACCCAGATGCTTTCCAAAGTCTGGAGGAGGCCATCAGGGAGGGAGGCAGGATTTCGGCATTAGCTGTGCTGTTTGAG ATCAGCTTAGATGACAACGAGAACCTCAATCCTGTCATAGATGCTGTCAACACTGTTAGTCGATTGG GTAAGAGTGGATCAATGGAAGCTTTGGCCTTGCAGTCCTTGCTGCCAAATAACACCGCCAAATACTACATCTACAACGGCTCACTGACTTCTCCTCCCTGCACGGAGACGGTCGAGTGGGTCGTCTTTAAACAAACCGCGGCCATATCGGAAACACAG CTGGAGGTCTTCTGTGAGGTGATGACCATGGAGCAGGCGGGCTACGTGATGCTGACAGATTACCTACAGAATAACTTCAGAGAGCAGCAGCAGTTCATGGGGCAGGTGTTTGCCTCGTACACAGGAGTAGAGGACGTGCCCACGCCTA CCTGCAGTTCAGCACCAGAAAATGTCCAAGCTGACGCCCAGAACGAAACAACCATTGTTGTGACGTGGGAGCGTCCCCGCGTGGTTTATGACACGACCATCGACTGGTACACTGTCACCTATGAGAGGCTACAAGGCCAAAACCAGAGGAAGCGGGAGTACAGGACTGACGGGGATCAGGATGTG GGAGCCATCATCTACAGCCTGCTGGCCAACAGCAGCTATGTGGTTCAGGTGGTGGCTGTTTGCACCAATGGTCTCAGAGGAAGATGGAGCGTTCAGATTATAGTGGACATGCCATTAGAGGATCCTG AGAGTGATACATTTCCGGATGTCTCCAAAGACTTTAAAAGCAGCAAAGAG CCGTCACCAAACATCAGATGGCAGAATCCGGAGAATCCCAATCCCTTAGATTTGACTCCAGTAGATCACAGTCCAGTGGAGGAGATCCCAGCAGAGCAGACCAGAGTTTACCAGAACCAACCCACACACCAGCCCCGGCTGAAATCAACCCAGAACCCCCCGGTCCAGGTCACCACTCAGTCAACCCCAAAGCCTCCTCCACCCGAGTCGCCCGTCCAGAAAACACGGCTCAACCCCAATGGGAAAAAGAAACCCAGCAAGTCTAAAAGTGACGATGTGAGCAAAAACCAGATCGATGACGGGAGGAGAACTCGAACACAACGGATATTTACCCATGGTGGCTTGGATGGGAACGGTGCAATCTGGGTAACTGGTATAACCGAGCAGCCGGgcttcctgtttcctgtttcTGCACCTAACACTCTGCCTACGGTCCGCCGCCAAATCACAGAAGAGGCGTCTCTGCCGCATCAG ACACAAGATCTCAATCCAACAGATCCAAGTGAAAGTGACCTCCCTTCTCCTGAGTCGGACCTGTACTCCTTCTCTGTGGAGGATATCCAAGTCACCGATGTCTTCTATGAAGACTCAGTCAACAGCTCTTCATCCCAAATCCCCACTTCCCCCTCAGTGGGATCCACTGTTACACTGCCAG ATACTGACGTGGCCAAAGGGACGCCGCAGTCCTCTGAAGACAGCGATTCACCTGTGAACAAACCTCCGGAAACGAGCACCTCGTTCTGGATCCCTGACAGAACGGCGACCGGGAGCAACAACCTCGCCGATACCGTTTACAAGTCTTTCACCTCCTCCTCTCTCCTCAGGGTGCTCATGCACACCACCCAGCCAATGTTTAATG AAGGAAGCAACAGCAGTCACGAATCGCACGTCGGGTTGGTTGGCGTTGCGGACAGGGAGAAGAGGACCGTCATTCCTCTGGCTGTTGTCTCCACTCTCACCATCCTGTGTTTGCTAGTGCTGGTGGGCATTCTGGTCTATTGGAG AAACTGTTTCCAGACGGCTAACTTCTACCCCGAGGACAGCACGTCACCTAAAGTCATATCAGCTCCGTCCACACCTCTGCTGCTCGCCACAG ATGGTCACGAGCCACTGACGGTGAAGCAGTTTGTGAAGAACGTCATGGAGCTCCACAACACCAACACGTTCTCCAAGGAGTTTGAG ATTGTGAAAGAATCCTATGAG gAGGTACAAGCGTGCACAGTGGACATGGGCATCACTGCAGACAGCTCCAGTCAACCCGAGAACAAATCCAAGAACAGATACATCAACATCCTGGCCT ATGATCACAGTAGAGTGAAGCTCACCAACAGTTTGGACAGAGACGGGAAATGCGAGGACTACATAAACGCAAACTTTGTTGAT GGTTATGAGCGTACCCGGGCCTACATCGCAGCCCAAGGTCCTCTCAGAGCAGGCAGGGAAGACTTCTGGAGAATGATCTGGCAGCAGAACATTGGCGTCGTCGTCATGATCACCAATCTGAAGGAGAAAGGACGG ACCAAGTGTGATCAATACTGGCCAGAGGATGGGCAGGAGCAATATGGTTCATACCAGGTGACCCTGAAGAGCAGCAATACCCTTGCTTACTACACACTGCGGACATTCGTTGTCAGAGATACCACAAATAAG GTATCCCAGAGGAAAGTCGAACACACAGTCCAGCATTACCACTACACCCAGTGGCCAGACATGGGCGTCCCGGAATACACTCTTCCCGTCCTGTCCTTCATCAGAACATCCTCTCGGGCCAGAACGCAGGAGATGGGACCCGTCTTGGTTCATTGCAG TGCTGGTGTAGGGAGAACGGGGACCTATATTGTCATAGACAGCATGCTGCAGCAGATCGAGGATCAAGGGACGGTGAATGTCCTCGGTTTCCTTAAACATGTGCGGACTCAGAGGAACTTCCTAGTTCAGACAGAg GAGCAGTACATATTCATCCACGACGTCTTAGTGGAGGCCATCTTGAGCCGCCACACCTCTGTCGCCTGCGACCACCTCCACTCGTACGTGTCCGGCCTGCTGACACCCGGAGTGTCAGGCCGGACGCGCATGGACAAGCAGTTCAAG TTGATCAGTCAACGCCAAGCGAAACACGCCGACTACAGCACTGCTCTCCGAGATGGCAACGCTATGAGGAACAGAGCCAGAGCGCTGATGCCTG tgGAGAGATCAAGAGTTTGCCTAACTGCCACTGCAGTAAACTCCTCAGGCTATGTCAACGCCTCCTACGTGCTG GGCCATCGCCACAGTAAGGAATTCATCGTGAGTCAGACGCCGCTCAGCAGCACCGTGGAGGATTTCTGGCGAATGATCTGGGAGCATAACACACACACCGTCGTCCATCTGCCCGACGCGCATTGTCAG AGTGAGGACTGGGACCCGTGTGTGTATTGGCCTTCTGAAGAGCAGATTATGAACTTTGAGGGATTTACTGTGTTGTATTCAGGGGAGAGACACGTGTGTCTGTCCAATGACGACAAAGTGCTTGTGCAAGACGTCACGTTAGAATCCACGCAG AACAATTTTGTTCTGGAGGTCCGTCTATACAGCGCTTCTTGCTGGCCCAACCCTGACAGCCCCATTAGGAATGGTTTTGAACTCGTCAACATCGTCAGTGAGCACAGGAGACGCACACACGGACCGACAGTAGTACACGACCC gTTGGGAGGCGTTACGTCGGGTCTTTTTTGTGCCCTCACGACTTTGTCCAATCAGCTGCAAGAGGAGGCGCAAGTCGACGTCTACCAGGTGGCGCGAATGACCAACCTCATGAGGCCGGGGGTGTTTAATGATATA GAGCAGTACCAGTATCTGTACCGGGCTGTGCTGAGTCTGGTGAGCAGCCAGGAAGACCAGCGAGCCCTCCAGAGTCCAGAAACCAATGGATCAGTACTGCTGGGGAAGACTAACATTACTGAAAGCCTTGAATCACTCATGtag
- the LOC133472004 gene encoding receptor-type tyrosine-protein phosphatase zeta-like isoform X2, translated as MRVIFSRGTMKAVKVHEVFSRLLLLSLMVGTVEPFRNLKKLQEDIDWSYTGALNQRNWGKKYPSCNSAKQSPVDIDETFTQVRLQYQNLQLEGWDRLMAESTTIHNNGKTVAINVDGDFYISGGGLSSRFRVDTITFHWGRCNATSDGSEHSLNGMKYPLEMQIYAYDPDAFQSLEEAIREGGRISALAVLFEISLDDNENLNPVIDAVNTVSRLGKSGSMEALALQSLLPNNTAKYYIYNGSLTSPPCTETVEWVVFKQTAAISETQLEVFCEVMTMEQAGYVMLTDYLQNNFREQQQFMGQVFASYTGVEDVPTPTCSSAPENVQADAQNETTIVVTWERPRVVYDTTIDWYTVTYERLQGQNQRKREYRTDGDQDVGAIIYSLLANSSYVVQVVAVCTNGLRGRWSVQIIVDMPLEDPESDTFPDVSKDFKSSKEPSPNIRWQNPENPNPLDLTPVDHSPVEEIPAEQTRVYQNQPTHQPRLKSTQNPPVQVTTQSTPKPPPPESPVQKTRLNPNGKKKPSKSKSDDVSKNQIDDGRRTRTQRIFTHGGLDGNGAIWVTGITEQPGFLFPVSAPNTLPTVRRQITEEASLPHQTQDLNPTDPSESDLPSPESDLYSFSVEDIQVTDVFYEDSVNSSSSQIPTSPSVGSTVTLPDTDVAKGTPQSSEDSDSPVNKPPETSTSFWIPDRTATGSNNLADTVYKSFTSSSLLRVLMHTTQPMFNEGSNSSHESHVGLVGVADREKRTVIPLAVVSTLTILCLLVLVGILVYWRNCFQTANFYPEDSTSPKVISAPSTPLLLATDGHEPLTVKQFVKNVMELHNTNTFSKEFEEVQACTVDMGITADSSSQPENKSKNRYINILAYDHSRVKLTNSLDRDGKCEDYINANFVDGYERTRAYIAAQGPLRAGREDFWRMIWQQNIGVVVMITNLKEKGRTKCDQYWPEDGQEQYGSYQVTLKSSNTLAYYTLRTFVVRDTTNKVSQRKVEHTVQHYHYTQWPDMGVPEYTLPVLSFIRTSSRARTQEMGPVLVHCSAGVGRTGTYIVIDSMLQQIEDQGTVNVLGFLKHVRTQRNFLVQTEEQYIFIHDVLVEAILSRHTSVACDHLHSYVSGLLTPGVSGRTRMDKQFKLISQRQAKHADYSTALRDGNAMRNRARALMPVERSRVCLTATAVNSSGYVNASYVLGHRHSKEFIVSQTPLSSTVEDFWRMIWEHNTHTVVHLPDAHCQSEDWDPCVYWPSEEQIMNFEGFTVLYSGERHVCLSNDDKVLVQDVTLESTQNNFVLEVRLYSASCWPNPDSPIRNGFELVNIVSEHRRRTHGPTVVHDPLGGVTSGLFCALTTLSNQLQEEAQVDVYQVARMTNLMRPGVFNDIEQYQYLYRAVLSLVSSQEDQRALQSPETNGSVLLGKTNITESLESLM; from the exons TCGGAACAGTGGAACCTTTCCGAAACTTGAAGAAACTCCAAGAAGATATCGACTGGTCGTACACAG GTGCCCTGAACCAGCGTAACTGGGGTAAGAAGTACCCGTCGTGTAACAGCGCCAAACAGTCCCCTGTGGACATCGACGAGACCTTCACGCAGGTTCGACTTCAGTACCAGAATCTGCAACTGGAAGGCTGGGACAGACTCATGGCAGAGTCCACAACTATCCACAACAACGGGAAAACAG TGGCTATCAATGTGGATGGCGACTTCTACATAAGTGGAGGTGGACTGAGCTCCAGGTTCCGTGTTGATACCATCACCTTCCACTGGGGGCGCTGCAATGCTACTTCAGATGGGTCTGAGCACAGCCTCAATGGGATGAAATACCCTCTTGAG ATGCAAATCTACGCTTATGACCCAGATGCTTTCCAAAGTCTGGAGGAGGCCATCAGGGAGGGAGGCAGGATTTCGGCATTAGCTGTGCTGTTTGAG ATCAGCTTAGATGACAACGAGAACCTCAATCCTGTCATAGATGCTGTCAACACTGTTAGTCGATTGG GTAAGAGTGGATCAATGGAAGCTTTGGCCTTGCAGTCCTTGCTGCCAAATAACACCGCCAAATACTACATCTACAACGGCTCACTGACTTCTCCTCCCTGCACGGAGACGGTCGAGTGGGTCGTCTTTAAACAAACCGCGGCCATATCGGAAACACAG CTGGAGGTCTTCTGTGAGGTGATGACCATGGAGCAGGCGGGCTACGTGATGCTGACAGATTACCTACAGAATAACTTCAGAGAGCAGCAGCAGTTCATGGGGCAGGTGTTTGCCTCGTACACAGGAGTAGAGGACGTGCCCACGCCTA CCTGCAGTTCAGCACCAGAAAATGTCCAAGCTGACGCCCAGAACGAAACAACCATTGTTGTGACGTGGGAGCGTCCCCGCGTGGTTTATGACACGACCATCGACTGGTACACTGTCACCTATGAGAGGCTACAAGGCCAAAACCAGAGGAAGCGGGAGTACAGGACTGACGGGGATCAGGATGTG GGAGCCATCATCTACAGCCTGCTGGCCAACAGCAGCTATGTGGTTCAGGTGGTGGCTGTTTGCACCAATGGTCTCAGAGGAAGATGGAGCGTTCAGATTATAGTGGACATGCCATTAGAGGATCCTG AGAGTGATACATTTCCGGATGTCTCCAAAGACTTTAAAAGCAGCAAAGAG CCGTCACCAAACATCAGATGGCAGAATCCGGAGAATCCCAATCCCTTAGATTTGACTCCAGTAGATCACAGTCCAGTGGAGGAGATCCCAGCAGAGCAGACCAGAGTTTACCAGAACCAACCCACACACCAGCCCCGGCTGAAATCAACCCAGAACCCCCCGGTCCAGGTCACCACTCAGTCAACCCCAAAGCCTCCTCCACCCGAGTCGCCCGTCCAGAAAACACGGCTCAACCCCAATGGGAAAAAGAAACCCAGCAAGTCTAAAAGTGACGATGTGAGCAAAAACCAGATCGATGACGGGAGGAGAACTCGAACACAACGGATATTTACCCATGGTGGCTTGGATGGGAACGGTGCAATCTGGGTAACTGGTATAACCGAGCAGCCGGgcttcctgtttcctgtttcTGCACCTAACACTCTGCCTACGGTCCGCCGCCAAATCACAGAAGAGGCGTCTCTGCCGCATCAG ACACAAGATCTCAATCCAACAGATCCAAGTGAAAGTGACCTCCCTTCTCCTGAGTCGGACCTGTACTCCTTCTCTGTGGAGGATATCCAAGTCACCGATGTCTTCTATGAAGACTCAGTCAACAGCTCTTCATCCCAAATCCCCACTTCCCCCTCAGTGGGATCCACTGTTACACTGCCAG ATACTGACGTGGCCAAAGGGACGCCGCAGTCCTCTGAAGACAGCGATTCACCTGTGAACAAACCTCCGGAAACGAGCACCTCGTTCTGGATCCCTGACAGAACGGCGACCGGGAGCAACAACCTCGCCGATACCGTTTACAAGTCTTTCACCTCCTCCTCTCTCCTCAGGGTGCTCATGCACACCACCCAGCCAATGTTTAATG AAGGAAGCAACAGCAGTCACGAATCGCACGTCGGGTTGGTTGGCGTTGCGGACAGGGAGAAGAGGACCGTCATTCCTCTGGCTGTTGTCTCCACTCTCACCATCCTGTGTTTGCTAGTGCTGGTGGGCATTCTGGTCTATTGGAG AAACTGTTTCCAGACGGCTAACTTCTACCCCGAGGACAGCACGTCACCTAAAGTCATATCAGCTCCGTCCACACCTCTGCTGCTCGCCACAG ATGGTCACGAGCCACTGACGGTGAAGCAGTTTGTGAAGAACGTCATGGAGCTCCACAACACCAACACGTTCTCCAAGGAGTTTGAG gAGGTACAAGCGTGCACAGTGGACATGGGCATCACTGCAGACAGCTCCAGTCAACCCGAGAACAAATCCAAGAACAGATACATCAACATCCTGGCCT ATGATCACAGTAGAGTGAAGCTCACCAACAGTTTGGACAGAGACGGGAAATGCGAGGACTACATAAACGCAAACTTTGTTGAT GGTTATGAGCGTACCCGGGCCTACATCGCAGCCCAAGGTCCTCTCAGAGCAGGCAGGGAAGACTTCTGGAGAATGATCTGGCAGCAGAACATTGGCGTCGTCGTCATGATCACCAATCTGAAGGAGAAAGGACGG ACCAAGTGTGATCAATACTGGCCAGAGGATGGGCAGGAGCAATATGGTTCATACCAGGTGACCCTGAAGAGCAGCAATACCCTTGCTTACTACACACTGCGGACATTCGTTGTCAGAGATACCACAAATAAG GTATCCCAGAGGAAAGTCGAACACACAGTCCAGCATTACCACTACACCCAGTGGCCAGACATGGGCGTCCCGGAATACACTCTTCCCGTCCTGTCCTTCATCAGAACATCCTCTCGGGCCAGAACGCAGGAGATGGGACCCGTCTTGGTTCATTGCAG TGCTGGTGTAGGGAGAACGGGGACCTATATTGTCATAGACAGCATGCTGCAGCAGATCGAGGATCAAGGGACGGTGAATGTCCTCGGTTTCCTTAAACATGTGCGGACTCAGAGGAACTTCCTAGTTCAGACAGAg GAGCAGTACATATTCATCCACGACGTCTTAGTGGAGGCCATCTTGAGCCGCCACACCTCTGTCGCCTGCGACCACCTCCACTCGTACGTGTCCGGCCTGCTGACACCCGGAGTGTCAGGCCGGACGCGCATGGACAAGCAGTTCAAG TTGATCAGTCAACGCCAAGCGAAACACGCCGACTACAGCACTGCTCTCCGAGATGGCAACGCTATGAGGAACAGAGCCAGAGCGCTGATGCCTG tgGAGAGATCAAGAGTTTGCCTAACTGCCACTGCAGTAAACTCCTCAGGCTATGTCAACGCCTCCTACGTGCTG GGCCATCGCCACAGTAAGGAATTCATCGTGAGTCAGACGCCGCTCAGCAGCACCGTGGAGGATTTCTGGCGAATGATCTGGGAGCATAACACACACACCGTCGTCCATCTGCCCGACGCGCATTGTCAG AGTGAGGACTGGGACCCGTGTGTGTATTGGCCTTCTGAAGAGCAGATTATGAACTTTGAGGGATTTACTGTGTTGTATTCAGGGGAGAGACACGTGTGTCTGTCCAATGACGACAAAGTGCTTGTGCAAGACGTCACGTTAGAATCCACGCAG AACAATTTTGTTCTGGAGGTCCGTCTATACAGCGCTTCTTGCTGGCCCAACCCTGACAGCCCCATTAGGAATGGTTTTGAACTCGTCAACATCGTCAGTGAGCACAGGAGACGCACACACGGACCGACAGTAGTACACGACCC gTTGGGAGGCGTTACGTCGGGTCTTTTTTGTGCCCTCACGACTTTGTCCAATCAGCTGCAAGAGGAGGCGCAAGTCGACGTCTACCAGGTGGCGCGAATGACCAACCTCATGAGGCCGGGGGTGTTTAATGATATA GAGCAGTACCAGTATCTGTACCGGGCTGTGCTGAGTCTGGTGAGCAGCCAGGAAGACCAGCGAGCCCTCCAGAGTCCAGAAACCAATGGATCAGTACTGCTGGGGAAGACTAACATTACTGAAAGCCTTGAATCACTCATGtag